In Papaver somniferum cultivar HN1 chromosome 1, ASM357369v1, whole genome shotgun sequence, a genomic segment contains:
- the LOC113287170 gene encoding F-box protein At3g07870-like, translating into MAKTLPSDIIINILSRLPTESLSECSLVCKPWKNFIYYDRSLAHMLSRRIYDQDSVDAVTSGKASFLYLFNSVKGHTLLKHLEYDDENGEKPLKFEIAKFIPVPDHVPCRSKKKPVPDHVPVEIIGSCNGLVCISVLSKKNDTVQDPIYICNPMTREFVYLPKLTDKFSRGDYVVSGFGYHPSTNQYKVV; encoded by the coding sequence ATGGCCAAAACTCTACCATCAGACATCATAATAAACATCCTCTCACGTTTACCTACTGAATCACTATCAGAATGCTCCTTGGTATGTAAACCTTGGAAAAATTTCATCTACTATGACAGATCTTTGGCTCATATGCTCTCACGCCGGATTTACGACCAGGATTCTGTTGATGCTGTCACTTCTGGTAAGGCAAGCTTCCTTTACTTGTTTAATTCAGTAAAAGGGCATACACTTTTGAAACATTTGGAATATGATGATGAGAATGGTGAAAAACCCCTGAAATTtgaaatagctaagttcataccTGTACCAGATCATGTCCcttgccgatcaaaaaaaaaacctgtACCTGATCATGTCCCTGTCGAGATTATTGGTTCGTGTAACGGCCTGGTCTGTATTTCTGTGTTATCCAAGAAAAATGACACTGTTCAGGATCCTATCTATATTTGCAATCCCATGACTAGAGAATTTGTGTACCTTCCGAAATTAACTGATAAGTTCAGCCGTGGAGATTATGTTGTGAGCGGGTTCGGCTACCACCCTTCTACGAATCAGTATAAGGTTGTCTGA